In Leptidea sinapis chromosome 18, ilLepSina1.1, whole genome shotgun sequence, a genomic segment contains:
- the LOC126969570 gene encoding queuine tRNA-ribosyltransferase accessory subunit 2 — protein sequence MHFIVNNDLLAPDGAGCERLGCLTGISKSPKTVIETPTAALMTQGGSVVHLTADVLARVFTEPKLLWVPLSNSIQLEAGLQAQGEGVAKFAGLPGHVSCATLQNISEITPNGHYELDKVPVWTKNGKKLLTAERYMELMEVFKPDIILAIADGRTSLDEGSKRISKSVDRTQKMLNVCMEKYKCSEVLADSLILGVIVGCGSEKMLEKSIENIFKYSDILAGVAISGLSDGSERSFNASDKLSIIFKKISDTIPKNFLKVLEGSWKPDVVLTAIEYGWDIFDGSLPLKLTNLGYALRLHFDINKNNDSVYVLNMNYDRYKDDFNPILDGCECLTCRKHTRAYIQHLLKTREMLSSVLLSIHNLHNFDQLFCHARRHIAAKTFDLFKKYIQEQCQKLDPFIVYKEESIKDLKQVDEHKKKIRTNDIDNINSEKILNT from the exons ATGCATTTTATTGTTAACAATGATTTGTTAGCACCTGATGGTGCCGGTTGTGAGCGCTTAGGATGTCTCACAGGCATTTCAAAATCCCCTAAAACTGTTATTGAGACACCAACGGCTGCTCTTATGACACAG GGAGGAAGTGTTGTTCATTTAACTGCTGATGTGTTAGCCAGAGTGTTTACAGAACCAAAATTATTGTGGGTCCCCTTGTCAAATTCCATTCAACTTGAAGCAGGTCTTCAAGCTCAAGGCGAAGGTGTTGCTAAGTTTGCGGGTCTCCCAGGACATGTCAGCTGTGCAACATTACAGAATATAAGTGAAATAACACCAAATGGACATTACGAACTAGACAAAGTACCAGTGTGGACTaaaaatggcaagaaactccTGACTGCGGAACG ATATATGGAATTAATGGAAGTATTCAAACCAGATATTATTTTGGCGATTGCAGATGGACGCACATCTTTAGATGAAGGATCTAAAAGGATAAGTAAATCAGTAGACAGAACACAAAAGATGTTAAATGTCTGTATGGAGAAGTACAAATGTTCCGAAGTCTTAGCGGATAGTTTAATATTAG GTGTAATTGTTGGTTGCGGTAGTGAGAAAATGCTTGAGAAGAGTATAGagaatattttcaaatacaGTGATATACTAGCCGGTGTGGCTATCAGCGGCTTATCGGATGGTTCAGAGAGATCGTTCAATGCTAGTGATAAATTGtcaatcatatttaaaaaaattagt GATACTATACCAAAGAATTTTTTGAAAGTTCTGGAGGGTTCCTGGAAACCAGATGTAGTGTTAACAGCTATTGAGTATGGCTGGGATATATTTGACGGATCTCTACCTCTGAAGTTAACCAACTTGGGATATGCATTGAGATTGCATTTtgatattaacaaaaataatgattCTGTTTACGTGCTAAATATGAACTATGATCG ATATAAAGATGATTTCAACCCGATTCTCGATGGCTGTGAGTGTCTTACTTGCAGGAAACACACACGTGCGTATATTCAACATTTATTGAAAACAAGGGAAATGCTATCCTCGGTTTTATTGAGCAT tcACAACCTACATAATTTCGACCAACTATTCTGCCACGCACGTCGACATATTGCAGCGAAAACATTTgacttatttaaaaagtatatccAAGAACAGTGCCAGAAGCTAGATCCATTCATAGTGTATAAAGAAGAATCTATTAAAGATTTGAAACAGGTTGATGAACACAAGAAGAAAATTCGTACAAATGACATCGACAATATTAATagtgaaaaaatattgaatacgtAA
- the LOC126969572 gene encoding uncharacterized protein LOC126969572 isoform X2, with protein sequence MEQGFTKASSANLPRIDLIMLGTFLASNKDFCSAEFRNVKTSMASYGDDAVSYVQVKHEGNLCTIKAKICPEHKVHAKLYGVSLVVDEQEETVKSVECHDCVASQGGCKHTMAFLMWVHRRSEDPSCTSIECYWRKSKLSRVGSTLKYITATELSKGSPSLPSDTEVFEKFVEEGKRRRLTDCELMKYQKDYVFDRLLSLSMDNLVLKYKENCCNKFLDSVIFSDADINNVEEETREQHKSKLWYELRYGRVTASRAYEFSRCKTSDGTLMAVIMGRKIPDTTAMKHGRILEDEVRKTVSANLEKKIRKCGLFLSKNYPMLAGSPDGICENSIIEIKCPMSQKTVKAYVKNGKPTQKFYVQMQLQMLLTGHKKGYFCVADCNYSANKKVDIMEIMYDEKYVSDFLKVIVPPFVEG encoded by the exons ATGGAACAAGGATTTACAAAGGCTTCCAGCGCAAATTTACCAAGAATCGACTTGATAATGCTAGGAACGTTTCTGGCATCAAACAAAGACTTCTGTTCAGCAGAATTTAGAAATGTTAAAACTTCCAT GGCATCTTATGGTGATGATGCTGTAAGCTATGTTCAGGTCAAACATGAAGGAAATTTGTGCACAATAAAAGCTAAAATCTGCCCAGAACATAAAGTGCATGCCAAGTTGTATGGAGTGTCTTTGGTAGTCGACGAACAAGAAGAAACAGTTAAGTCAGTAGAATGTCATGATTGTGTGGCTTCTCAAGGAGGCTGCAAACATACCATGGCATTCTTAATGTGGGTTCATCGCAGAAGTGAAGATCCATCTTGCACATCCATAGAATGCTATTGGAGGAAATCCAAACTTTCTAGAGTTGGGAGTACCCTTAAATACATAACTGCTACGGAATTATCTAAGGGTAGCCCTAGCTTACCATCTGATACCGAAGTATTCGAAAAGTTTGTAGAAGAAGGGAAGAGAAGAAGGTTAACAGACTGTGAATTAATGAAATACCAAAAGGACTATGTTTTTGATAGACTTTTAAGTCTATCAATGGACAATTTAGTGTTGAAATATAAAGAAAActgttgtaataaatttttgGATAGTGTGATATTTTCTGATGCTGACATCAACAATGTAGAAGAAGAAACAAGGGAGCAACATAAAAGTAAGCTTTGGTATGAATTAAGGTATGGCAGAGTGACCGCTTCAAGAGCATATGAATTCAGTAGGTGTAAAACCAGTGACGGCACTCTGATGGCAGTAATAATGGGTAGAAAAATTCCAGACACAACAGCTATGAAACATGGTAGAATTTTGGAGGATGAAGTGAGGAAAACTGTAAGTGCCAACCTGGAAAAGAAAATTAGAAAATGTGGGTTATTCTTATCTAAAAATTATCCCATGCTAGCGGGTTCACCTGATGGGATCTGTGAAAATAGTATAATAGAAATTAAGTGTCCTATGAGTCAAAAAACAGTTAAAGCATATGTAAAGAATGGGAAGCCAACCCAAAAGTTTTATGTGCAAATGCAACTTCAAATGTTACTAACAGGACATAAAAAAGGCTACTTCTGTGTAGCTGACTGCAACTACAGTGCCAATAAGAAAGTAGATATAATGGAAATTATGTATGATGAAAAATATGTATCAGATTTTCTTAAGGTAATAGTCCCTCCCTTTGTGGAAGGATAA
- the LOC126969572 gene encoding uncharacterized protein LOC126969572 isoform X1: MEQGFTKASSANLPRIDLIMLGTFLASNKDFCSAEFRNVKTSMSARASYGDDAVSYVQVKHEGNLCTIKAKICPEHKVHAKLYGVSLVVDEQEETVKSVECHDCVASQGGCKHTMAFLMWVHRRSEDPSCTSIECYWRKSKLSRVGSTLKYITATELSKGSPSLPSDTEVFEKFVEEGKRRRLTDCELMKYQKDYVFDRLLSLSMDNLVLKYKENCCNKFLDSVIFSDADINNVEEETREQHKSKLWYELRYGRVTASRAYEFSRCKTSDGTLMAVIMGRKIPDTTAMKHGRILEDEVRKTVSANLEKKIRKCGLFLSKNYPMLAGSPDGICENSIIEIKCPMSQKTVKAYVKNGKPTQKFYVQMQLQMLLTGHKKGYFCVADCNYSANKKVDIMEIMYDEKYVSDFLKVIVPPFVEG, translated from the exons ATGGAACAAGGATTTACAAAGGCTTCCAGCGCAAATTTACCAAGAATCGACTTGATAATGCTAGGAACGTTTCTGGCATCAAACAAAGACTTCTGTTCAGCAGAATTTAGAAATGTTAAAACTTCCAT GTCTGCTAGGGCATCTTATGGTGATGATGCTGTAAGCTATGTTCAGGTCAAACATGAAGGAAATTTGTGCACAATAAAAGCTAAAATCTGCCCAGAACATAAAGTGCATGCCAAGTTGTATGGAGTGTCTTTGGTAGTCGACGAACAAGAAGAAACAGTTAAGTCAGTAGAATGTCATGATTGTGTGGCTTCTCAAGGAGGCTGCAAACATACCATGGCATTCTTAATGTGGGTTCATCGCAGAAGTGAAGATCCATCTTGCACATCCATAGAATGCTATTGGAGGAAATCCAAACTTTCTAGAGTTGGGAGTACCCTTAAATACATAACTGCTACGGAATTATCTAAGGGTAGCCCTAGCTTACCATCTGATACCGAAGTATTCGAAAAGTTTGTAGAAGAAGGGAAGAGAAGAAGGTTAACAGACTGTGAATTAATGAAATACCAAAAGGACTATGTTTTTGATAGACTTTTAAGTCTATCAATGGACAATTTAGTGTTGAAATATAAAGAAAActgttgtaataaatttttgGATAGTGTGATATTTTCTGATGCTGACATCAACAATGTAGAAGAAGAAACAAGGGAGCAACATAAAAGTAAGCTTTGGTATGAATTAAGGTATGGCAGAGTGACCGCTTCAAGAGCATATGAATTCAGTAGGTGTAAAACCAGTGACGGCACTCTGATGGCAGTAATAATGGGTAGAAAAATTCCAGACACAACAGCTATGAAACATGGTAGAATTTTGGAGGATGAAGTGAGGAAAACTGTAAGTGCCAACCTGGAAAAGAAAATTAGAAAATGTGGGTTATTCTTATCTAAAAATTATCCCATGCTAGCGGGTTCACCTGATGGGATCTGTGAAAATAGTATAATAGAAATTAAGTGTCCTATGAGTCAAAAAACAGTTAAAGCATATGTAAAGAATGGGAAGCCAACCCAAAAGTTTTATGTGCAAATGCAACTTCAAATGTTACTAACAGGACATAAAAAAGGCTACTTCTGTGTAGCTGACTGCAACTACAGTGCCAATAAGAAAGTAGATATAATGGAAATTATGTATGATGAAAAATATGTATCAGATTTTCTTAAGGTAATAGTCCCTCCCTTTGTGGAAGGATAA